CGTCAGCCGTTGGTTCACCAAGAAACTAGCCaagaaaatgaagaaaaagacGGAGGAGTTGATCCGGTAAAGAAACCGGTAAAAATTGAACTGGAAAAAATGGATGAACAAGCTGAAATAGAAGACACCATCATCCAGCCTAAACATATTCAAAGACACTTCTCGTATACTTATGACACGAAAGACGAGCCTGCGGAAGTAATAGGTAAGCTCAGTGTTGCATTACcgagaaaaaagtatttagAAAGTAATTTCGATGAGAACGAGCAAGTTATTACAACAGTTATTGAAACTGAGATACCTATGATATTATCTAGTCCAAAGTATATGAAGAAAACTCATGTATACGCCAGCGAAGCGCCAAAGTGGATGAAAAAATGCCTCGAGAGTCCGAGTAAGAAACCTGAGACGGAAAAAAGTCACGTGTTAAAGCTTAATAACCAACGCAATACTCTAAAAACTAATAAGAGTCCagataaaataactaaaaagaAAACAACTTCACCTTCGAAAAATGTTGCGCGCAAGAATCCAGGTATCAAGGAAAATATTATGGATGTTACGTCTTCAGTGACTTCGGTTATCATCGACGAGTGTAAAACAAGTCCCAAGGATACTTGTGTAAGAATCAAGTCATCGGGAAAtggagaaaataaatatgaagttGCTATTAATTCAGATTGGTCTGAAACGGATATTTGTAGATTGTATGGAATTGATTGCGATACAGACAGTGAAGATTCAACttcagtataaaaatatatatcaaatatgtgtatatttactTTGTTAAgtttaattgtatttatttttaaggacCAAGACATTGTTTTACTTCTTTTGTGGacagtgaatatttttaaaacaatcgTATCCGGCTTGGAAAACTTACACAGGAACCGagcaaatttattattattattaataaatgtctataatttttataaaaagacaCTGAAggtattatttatgtatatatatttattaacaaaaacaatttatgtGTACATGACAACAAAGGAATCTACGAAAATTCCGAaacaaagtaataaaaatcgtAATACTTCGGATATTTCCGTATCTGTTCGGCTACCGACGGTTTGTTTTCCAAGCCGAAGACATTAAATGgcacaaaaataattgttttttatatttatttaatgtatcGACAGGCACGTTCGGaagcattttattatttaaatacaaaagaTATAGAATTAATATTGTCGGCCAGCGTTAAATGTAACTATTTACAGTACGTAAATATTATAACAATAACTTTTTGTCAgaaaatattatcaaagacaaagttatttaagtacataattttttgtttataattacaaaaaactaataatagaaaaaatatataaatatatatatatatatcaaatacTTTActtaacataattattttttttgtacaaatatatatcatcATAGCAACAagcttatattatttaatatttaaaaacgttATCAAATACATACTTAAGTCTTTAATCTTATCGATTGATACCATTGTCGATGATATCCACTGATGGAGGGACTGCGTAAACAATCTGATCGCCttcttttataaaacttgGTGTCGCCGTTTCTGGTCTCACTTCAATACGTaacattttacttttattacccaCCATACATTTGAATCTTGCGTCGACAGTCACTTGCAGATCGTTACCTCTCAAtctaaacaattaataattatcaaaacacCTGTTGCAAACAATGTAatcaactaattaataaacttactGATAGTATCTGGTGCACAAAACACCAACAAGTTCTCCAACACGATTTTCTTTAGCGGTGATGGCGAAAATAAAGTCATTGCCCTTATTGGAATGGATGGTAATGAGTTGGTCTCTTCCTGGCGAGACACTGAGACCTGTTATTTCAGCAATAGGAATTCCTTTTTTCATCGACTTGAACTTTGAACTCTCTAATTTGTATATAGAGTGTTCAGTGACAACGAGAACACGATCGGCTTGTTTGtcaaatttgtttgtttttctgATAAAGGCACTGAATAAAACAGTCTTAAAGTgatcagtattttttaaattattaatggacGAATTAAAGACATTGTACTGTGAATTTTCATCAGGTTTAGCAAGATAATTTCCTTCCCATCGTCTCTCCTGACCCCAGTACTGTCTTTTTGGTCTGAGTGCAGCACCAGCAGCCATTTTTAGCCGTAATTGCGGCCAATCTTCACGTGGGATTACTCGTAGGATCATCCAAGCACGCCAACGTGCGTACATCATCTTCAGAGCAGGAATAACTGGTCTTATTGCATAATTTTCATGAGGCCACGGTAACAATTTACCATAATTACGCATTGTCTTGGctgttttaaatgttttttgtagCTCACAAATATACGAACGTTGTTTGTAACGTCGATAGTGTTTGGCAATCACAAGTAcagctttcatttttttgtatttcataCGACAGAGATAACCACGCCATTGCTTTTGCAAGAGAACAACGATACCAGGTATCAAATCACTGCGGGCTTTCTCTAACGCAAACAGCGTTCGAGGCGaacgaataaatattttagtgtGCCCATACTTAACATCATGTGCGAAACCTTTCTCTTCCATCAGAGTACGCACCGCATCTTTGTCATTACCACCGCGGAAGTTCGGCCACGTGTATTGAGATATCATTTTGTATCGTTTCAAAAACCTGTCGTAACGCTGACGGTAAACAAATCCCGCTCTGCGGACCAAAATGTTTTCTAGTAATCCTAGATATCTTACTTGATGTTCAACTCTCTCCTCGTCAAACACCACCGGGGATTTAACTTCATTGGGTTTTATACATCGTACATAAAAAGGTTCCTTGCTGGTTAGATTTTTTACAAGAGATactattgaatttttgaataatgtaCCAGCAGTCAATGGTCTTTTTGTTGTCTGtcgagtttatttatttatttatttattataattattaatttccttataaaaaaaaaaaaaagtaataacttACTTTCGCAATATTTTCAGCTCCTTCCGGCCACATGGAACTCACTATCTTATTGCCGCTATTATAGAGTAGTCTTTTAAAATCCTGGAACAAAGtgtctttatttttatccaagAAACCGTGAACATTGTAAACAACATCACCAGCGTAATGTTTTATTCTAAATTGGGTTTTATGCTGTAGTTCTTTATCCATCGGATTTAATTGCCGTGATGTAAAGTGCTTGTGATTAGCTAGTCGTTTATCCATCGCTTCGAGTAACAactttaatagaaaaataacaaaataaataattaaataaaaataaagataataaaaataactaactAACCTCATCAGTAACTTTTCCGACATTCAGACAAGCTTCATCCATGATGGCAATCATCCCTTTGTGCGATTGCTCAACAAGCTCGCAAATAATCTGATTATTAAAGTACTCGACCGCCTGCCACGTGATGCCTTCCCGCTGGTACTCTTCTTGCTCGCGTTTTAGTACAAGCTCAATGAACAACTGTTGCAATTTTTCATTGCAATAATTAATGCAAAACTGCTCGAAGCTGTTGgtgttaaatatttcaaatccATAAATATCTAGGACACCGATAAGAGTTCCCTTGTAACttttgtatgaatttttatcgTCAACGTTTATGGATCCGTTTATCCGCGACACGATCCATGAAAATAGACGTTCATAAATAGCTTTAGCAAGCGCATCTCGTCCGTACTCAGCTTCTACGAGGGTGTGATTCTTCTGCATTACTTCACCTCCAGCTGCAATAACTCGCTGAGACAAGGCCGTATTTAAATCATTCGGGCTTATGGATAATCGTTTAGCAGATTCATTTAACGCTCCTTTATTACCGATTACTAATTTATCATCCTCTAGTGTAAATGTTATATTTccctattttaaaatatatatatgaataataaataataaatataattaataagtacaAGTTGATTTACAACTTACAAGATGTAAAATACCAGCAATAATACTCCAGATTGTTTCTATTTCACTTAAATTAAATCCTAGAGTATTCATTGCTGAAATCACAGCTTTGTATTCACTTCTATCGCTGACATTTGTTTTGCTATCTTTACCATGGCTAGTGTAATAATATCTACCAGCATCAGCAATTAAacctaatttatttaattcattttcacTGCATCCATTTAGTaactgaaataaattatttaattactagatatagatataacATATaacttatcaatatttatgataacGAGAGATTATTTGGCTGTGGTACCTGGTAAAAACAATGAAAGTTGCGTTCACCTTTCTGCTGATAAACGACCCGTGATTTTTCCAACAGATAATTTGTTACGTGTCCGCCCAACGGATCGCCtttgaagtcaaaatttaTGTCCATATATTTACCAAACCGCGATGAATTGTCATTTCTGTTAGTCGTCGCATTGCCAAATGCTTCGAGAATTGAATttgattgaattaaaatatttttaactctgtaaaaaaaggaaaaataaataaattacttgaaaTAAACTTACCTACTgtctatttaattttaaaaaataccttTCGATTTCATGTTGACCAGATAAATTAGTTATAGCAGcgatatatttcattattattttactcgcTTCCGTTTTACCAGACCCAGACTCTCCACTTATGACAATACACGTATCGCGACCCTGCTGTTTCATTTCGCGATGCACGGCATCAGCAATTGCAAATATATGAGGcggattttcaaataattctctatctatttaaaaaaaaaaattaataatcataataatgaataattatatttatatcaccTGCATTGAAAAGGAGCTTTAATGCAGAGTCAATTTAAGATTCTGCAGTCAATGCAGgtaattatagaaaatatagtgGCCCGAAATAAAATGAGACTTCAGGGATCAACATAATTTTCGTCCGAAATCGTCTATTTTGATTTCTTGCCACCCAATATAatgttaattacttttatatttatttatttgatcccCTCCATAAATATTGGAGCTTCTGTATGGATTAACGCTTACGCAAACTTCTCCaatgtatgtataatatttaCCTCCATtgaatctaaaaaataaatattaaatagtttaaataaataaaaaccaagtcgttataaaaaagttattgtcaCTTGGTTATCTCAATAGTCTAGTATTTTAAACTCAAAAGATAACATATCtcttaacaatatatatatatatatagatatatgtaagGAAACAAATAAGTGAAAAAAGTGAGTCACAGATAGGCTGTGGCCTGAAGAATTATAGCGGTAATAGAAATACGTTATGGCTTGTGCTTTCAGGATAACTCCATATGATTTTAATCAACATATCATTAGTAatctaataacaataataattattgatattattaatatgcAGACCAAGACATCATGACTAATATATTTCAAGTGTAAAAGGTCTGGAGATGCATATACTTGAAGATGACGAGTCATGAGTCATTAAAAGTGTTGTCAGtaggtcaaaaataaataaatataccaaAGCATCAAGGtcttgaaaaaaagaaaatttataaatttattattcttaaaaatacaaaacatttgAATTGGctggtaaaataaattttatttattggccACACCCTAGGggatacaaaaataaaaaaataataaatttaatgataataataattatgatgatgatgatgatgatgatggaaGCGTGGtacgttaattaaatttgaattgattATAAGCTTTGGTAAGAGTAATTggatatgtaaaatataaataagatgTCGAACCTGATGCGAAGGTTATCAACTACTTTGGAGACAGTTATTTCGTCCAGGAGAACAAAATCACCGATTCCTACTGATTCTTCTTGagccattattattttattattttttacttatacacttttatataattaggttttattaattaattgtaagtatTTACTGGAATGTTAAATTAAcgagttaaatatttaattttaattatttaaaatattattgtcgGCAGACATTTGGAGAACAAGCCGCGAAAAGCAACAAGACCGACAACAACGGGTGGTGGTTGTATTCGAATAGGAATCAGTTGGAACTGTCCACGACAATCCCACCTGACTATTTATGTATACAAGTACCAGTAACTGACATTAACTCACACATAAACAGGCTttactcacacacacacgagccaaaataataatcaacatAAAGATAACAGTGAGAATGTTGTCAACAATCTAGGGAACTTTAATAATTGAGGTTTTGTACCAGGTGCCGACAATCAAGAACTTACCAATTGCGGAAGTTGAAATAAAAGGAAGTGAAAGTGCCTCTTGCTTCTGTCTCCCTtccacaatatatataaatatagtatataaataaatgacctTGTGGTTGATAACgatataaatttgtttattataaaatagtaaCAAATATACTAGGTGTAGGATGATCCTGAAGTaggcagacatttaaaaatttttgaattttcgtttttcaataaatcaactgcaaaaaaataatataaaaatatgcacatgtagaaaatttaaaaaactacaggtgcaattttttcaaatattttttttttatggtttatcgtctaaaacaaaatccaaaaattattagacgtctgctaacttcagtatcataggTGTAGGTGCTAAAAAGTAGTTggtttattagtaattaataagaaCACTTGAGGCGTTGCTGTCAGTTTTTCCCAGTTTTTCCTTGGTCCGATGGTGGCGTTGAGGTAGCTTTGTTTCCATTGGTGGTCAGCAGAGGCGTGACCGAGCTCATTAGACCGCCACAGTGGTATGCTAATTGCTAAGTATGGTCAACGATTCATTCGTCAGACAACTGCTAAGATGCGAACACGCATAATAATTGGACttgaataaatatcaatatatatttgtaaaataatcaGTGTgctatcaattaataaaacccAATCTCTTTCCCTAAAAACACTACAATAAcctataaatttttggtaatcagtacataaattttgtgatatatttagtaattaataaatgaaatcatGAAGAAGGAACGCACTGCTGACAATTGTCGGCcctttaaattataagtatcttattagtatttttagaataaataattattttaaaaatgagtggttattttgacataaatattttaataattttacagcCCATCAAATACTCAGTTTAACCGGAATAAGTTTCCAACGAAAAAGTATTATTGTAagtgttattataattaattaaataatatttattgttattgtcaatttactatatttatttttttatctttaggGTTTTGTCGAACTAACGATAGTTCCATTGAGAGATAGTTTAAGACTTATTAAACTAAATGCCCGGCAATGTAGAATTTATCGTGTATCTTTAAACGATACAATAGAAGCTCCATTCCAATACTTTGATCCGTTTTTGGATATTTGTCAAGGCGATGGCAAGCAGTaagttatcattattatgataataattaaatatataaaaatctaatgttgatttttataaatagaaggtcgctggaatttttttcaaacatgcACTTGGCAGCAGCACAGAAAGTTGATCCAGACAACAATAATGGCGAGCTTGTTATCCAAATTCCACCTGAAGCAGCTCACTTAATTGCTGAAGGTCGTAATTTGAGAAtaggaattgaattttcacTTGAACAACCAGAGGGTGGTGTTCATTTCGTTTTACCTGATTGTGAAGGAACATTAGCtgaagtaattataaattttatttgtttatttatttatttataagaatgtattattgattatgataatgattatACCAGAGAGGTGCCCATATGTATACGTACAGCTATGAAAATTCGTCAAGGCTTTGGTTCCCGTGCGTGGATAGTTTTGCTGAACCGTGTACTTGGAAATTGGAATTCACTGTCGATGATTCAATGACTGCAGTTTCATGCGGTGATTTAGTTGAAATTGTTTATACGCCTGATATGAGAAGAAAGACATTTCATTATGTCTTGAACACTCCAGCTTGTGCTCCAAATATCGCTCTAGCTGttgggtaaataaaaatttaattgataaaaaagttttatatgatatttattgtttagttatttaattattattatttttcaggcCGTTTGAAATTTATGTTGATCCAAATATGCATGAAGTGACTCATTTTTGTCTGCCGCATCTTCTCCCGTCGCTTAAAGTATCGGCAAAGTATATGCATGAAGCATTTGAGTTTTATGAAGAAACATTGTCCAATAGATATCCATACTCGTGTTATAAACAAGTATTTGTTGATGAAATTGATGAAGATATAAATGCATATGCAACAAtgagtattttaaatacaaatttattacattCGACGGCAATAATTGATCAAGTTTACGTAACTAAAAAAGCAATGGCTCAAGCAATCGCTGAACAATTTTTTGGCTGTTTCATTTCAATGCAAAATTGGTCTGATATTTGGCTACCCAAA
This sequence is a window from Microplitis mediator isolate UGA2020A chromosome 3, iyMicMedi2.1, whole genome shotgun sequence. Protein-coding genes within it:
- the LOC130665504 gene encoding unconventional myosin ID, with protein sequence MAQEESVGIGDFVLLDEITVSKVVDNLRIRFNGGKYYTYIGEVCVSVNPYRSSNIYGGDQINKYKNRELFENPPHIFAIADAVHREMKQQGRDTCIVISGESGSGKTEASKIIMKYIAAITNLSGQHEIERVKNILIQSNSILEAFGNATTNRNDNSSRFGKYMDINFDFKGDPLGGHVTNYLLEKSRVVYQQKGERNFHCFYQLLNGCSENELNKLGLIADAGRYYYTSHGKDSKTNVSDRSEYKAVISAMNTLGFNLSEIETIWSIIAGILHLGNITFTLEDDKLVIGNKGALNESAKRLSISPNDLNTALSQRVIAAGGEVMQKNHTLVEAEYGRDALAKAIYERLFSWIVSRINGSINVDDKNSYKSYKGTLIGVLDIYGFEIFNTNSFEQFCINYCNEKLQQLFIELVLKREQEEYQREGITWQAVEYFNNQIICELVEQSHKGMIAIMDEACLNVGKVTDELLLEAMDKRLANHKHFTSRQLNPMDKELQHKTQFRIKHYAGDVVYNVHGFLDKNKDTLFQDFKRLLYNSGNKIVSSMWPEGAENIAKTTKRPLTAGTLFKNSIVSLVKNLTSKEPFYVRCIKPNEVKSPVVFDEERVEHQVRYLGLLENILVRRAGFVYRQRYDRFLKRYKMISQYTWPNFRGGNDKDAVRTLMEEKGFAHDVKYGHTKIFIRSPRTLFALEKARSDLIPGIVVLLQKQWRGYLCRMKYKKMKAVLVIAKHYRRYKQRSYICELQKTFKTAKTMRNYGKLLPWPHENYAIRPVIPALKMMYARWRAWMILRVIPREDWPQLRLKMAAGAALRPKRQYWGQERRWEGNYLAKPDENSQYNVFNSSINNLKNTDHFKTVLFSAFIRKTNKFDKQADRVLVVTEHSIYKLESSKFKSMKKGIPIAEITGLSVSPGRDQLITIHSNKGNDFIFAITAKENRVGELVGVLCTRYYQLRGNDLQVTVDARFKCMVGNKSKMLRIEVRPETATPSFIKEGDQIVYAVPPSVDIIDNGINR